From one Pirellulales bacterium genomic stretch:
- a CDS encoding Hsp20/alpha crystallin family protein, with translation MTTVLTSRRPQARRNWLQPFAVLQEELGELTSRVLGEANEFWPRGTMVPSLDLTETEGAIEVKMDLPGAKPEEIDIQVTDNFLTVSGSRKEEKEEKGKTCHRVERHQGTFSRTVTLPCCVDEAKVDAQYKNGVLTIKMPKTEVAKACKIKVHA, from the coding sequence ATGACAACCGTTCTGACATCGCGACGCCCGCAAGCCCGCCGCAATTGGTTGCAACCGTTTGCTGTCCTGCAGGAAGAGCTTGGAGAGCTCACGTCGCGCGTATTGGGCGAGGCCAATGAATTCTGGCCACGCGGCACGATGGTACCGTCGCTCGACCTGACCGAAACCGAGGGGGCCATCGAAGTAAAGATGGACCTGCCCGGAGCCAAGCCAGAGGAAATTGATATTCAAGTGACGGATAACTTTTTGACCGTCAGCGGCAGCCGCAAGGAAGAAAAAGAGGAAAAAGGCAAGACCTGTCATCGGGTCGAGCGCCATCAGGGAACCTTTTCCCGCACGGTCACATTGCCTTGCTGTGTCGACGAAGCGAAGGTCGACGCCCAATACAAGAACGGTGTCCTGACAATCAAGATGCCTAAGACCGAGGTTGCCAAGGCTTGCAAAATCAAGGTGCATGCCTAA
- a CDS encoding universal stress protein — protein sequence MHVKKILFPTDFSTIADQALDYAATLAKENGAKLLIVHIAELPAAYGAGEMYYGIPEPDTDELLRMLHNVVPRNPPVDHEYRLLKGDPAREIVRVAKDDTVDLIVMSTHGRTGLGRVLMGSIAEAVVRRAHCPVLTLKGTVAVPQKTATA from the coding sequence ATGCATGTAAAAAAGATCCTCTTTCCGACAGACTTCTCGACGATTGCCGATCAAGCCCTTGATTATGCGGCGACCTTGGCAAAAGAGAACGGTGCGAAACTGCTCATCGTACATATCGCTGAGTTACCCGCTGCCTACGGCGCCGGCGAGATGTATTACGGCATACCCGAACCGGATACGGATGAACTATTGCGGATGTTGCACAACGTCGTTCCGCGCAATCCGCCCGTAGATCACGAGTATCGCCTCTTGAAAGGTGACCCAGCGCGCGAGATCGTACGAGTGGCCAAAGACGACACCGTCGACCTGATTGTTATGAGCACGCACGGCCGGACAGGGTTGGGGCGCGTGCTGATGGGAAGCATCGCCGAAGCGGTCGTGCGCCGCGCTCATTGCCCAGTTCTGACGTTGAAGGGAACAGTTGCGGTCCCACAAAAGACCGCGACGGCGTAG
- a CDS encoding universal stress protein, which yields MKALVGVDGSDGAWAAVQQTAELLPGKSEIVLYYAPPKLHFSGTHTSQAIADKARDSLAKAVFEEALKRIPDGLRSNISTIVGTQGPRRGLLLAAEQVNADFVAVGADGLGAARLLLGSVTRALLRHSTRPVLVARPINVRENRAPYRVLWAVDEPPAVHGPIDFLQKLAWPKGTNGSVIHVVDPLQSMEVPAWFTDRVGHDKEFARRFSEEYDTDKQRRFNEMAAFTSELPQPFGNLPILCEGNVANTVLQMANQEAADLVIVGTRDLGSVERFFLGSTAEAILQFARCSVLVVHMQAKP from the coding sequence ATGAAGGCGCTCGTAGGAGTAGATGGTTCGGACGGCGCGTGGGCGGCTGTCCAACAGACGGCCGAACTATTGCCGGGGAAAAGCGAAATTGTACTCTATTACGCGCCGCCCAAGCTGCACTTCAGCGGCACTCACACATCACAAGCAATCGCGGATAAGGCGCGTGACAGCTTGGCTAAGGCCGTTTTCGAGGAAGCGCTAAAACGCATTCCGGATGGACTGCGGAGCAACATTTCAACAATCGTGGGAACCCAAGGCCCGCGTCGCGGATTGCTTCTGGCGGCCGAGCAGGTTAACGCCGATTTCGTTGCGGTAGGAGCCGACGGTCTTGGCGCTGCGCGTCTATTGCTCGGAAGCGTGACTCGCGCTCTTCTACGTCACTCGACGCGACCGGTGCTCGTCGCTCGGCCAATAAATGTACGCGAGAACCGAGCCCCCTATCGCGTACTGTGGGCGGTTGACGAGCCACCGGCAGTGCATGGCCCGATCGACTTCCTGCAAAAGCTGGCATGGCCAAAGGGGACCAACGGGTCCGTAATTCACGTGGTCGACCCTCTGCAGTCCATGGAGGTGCCCGCCTGGTTTACCGATCGGGTTGGGCACGATAAGGAGTTCGCGCGCCGCTTCAGCGAGGAGTACGATACTGATAAGCAGCGCAGATTCAATGAAATGGCCGCTTTCACATCCGAGTTGCCACAACCGTTCGGGAATCTACCGATTCTCTGCGAGGGTAATGTCGCTAACACCGTTCTACAGATGGCCAACCAGGAGGCTGCTGATCTAGTGATTGTCGGAACGCGCGATTTGGGGTCTGTCGAGCGGTTCTTCTTGGGTAGCACTGCTGAGGCCATATTGCAATTCGCGCGCTGTTCGGTGCTGGTCGTTCATATGCAGGCGAAGCCGTGA
- a CDS encoding cation-translocating P-type ATPase, protein MDTATNKPPASTSSAALSDADSDIYRRIAVQDVKSLLSHEHGLALSEAAARLQSIGPNALIERPAVPVWRKLLTQFSELVVGILIAAAIISGLMGEWIDAVAILAIVVLNGVLGFFQEQKAERAMAALRKLTVPLCKVVREGRVQQIAARTLVPGDLIELEAGDQVPADARLLRTFGVRAQEAALTGESKPVAKSADIVLPTETPLAECRNMVFMGTELAAGKASAVVTATGMHTELGHIARMLATSEPELTPLQRRLKELGQLLVVTCLAIVAVIFTLQLARGGDPLEVALLAISLAVAAVPEGLPAVVTLVLAIGLQRMAKCHALVRKLASVETLGSVTVICADKTGTLTRNEMTARVVVAGDQIYRVTGVGYAPVGQVVSATSLVEALAGPTDGKESADHVPCDAIMAIDLRQLLTCALYCNNARLVSTAGEWKIVGDPTEGALLVLAAKGGCTADPNLRVVHEIPFDSQRKAMSVATDNGQVATIYCKGALEVVLEKCDREFCRGEAVPLDARRCQEILKYQAELAARAMRMLAFAYREAPEVVEGTYQERGLVFLGLVGMTDPVREEARGAIDRCRRAGIRSIMITGDHPSTAQAVAEELALIEAGQRVITGQELDALSDAQLEAELPRLAVFSRVRAEHKLAIVKAWRARGEVVAMTGDGVNDAPAIKAAHVGIAMGLSGTDVTKEASDIILTDDNFASIVNAIEEGRGIYDNIQKFVRYLLTCNSGEVLFMFFAAVFGWPSPLTAVQILWINLITDGLPALALGLEPPGPDIMHRPPRPVRETLITRALGLQIFWQGLLIATVTLIVFELTYSGTRQHLEAARTAAFCVLALSQLFFSFTCRSQRYTLPELGVTSNRYLFIAIAASLVLQVGVVAVPGIQGLFDATDLSPQQWAVVLFVSLMPVTIVESLKLLVTYKKKGPRGDMHQGVSKSEAKAR, encoded by the coding sequence ATGGACACCGCAACGAATAAGCCGCCGGCCTCGACCTCGTCTGCTGCCCTTTCCGATGCGGATTCGGACATCTATCGTCGAATCGCCGTGCAAGACGTCAAAAGTCTCTTGTCGCACGAACACGGCCTGGCGTTGTCTGAGGCCGCTGCGCGCCTGCAGTCGATTGGTCCAAATGCGCTCATCGAGCGCCCCGCCGTGCCTGTCTGGCGCAAACTGCTTACGCAATTTTCAGAACTCGTAGTCGGAATCCTCATCGCCGCGGCGATCATTTCGGGGCTGATGGGCGAGTGGATAGATGCCGTCGCAATCCTCGCCATTGTCGTACTCAACGGAGTGCTTGGTTTCTTTCAGGAGCAAAAAGCCGAACGCGCCATGGCGGCGCTGCGCAAACTGACGGTTCCCCTATGTAAGGTCGTGCGCGAGGGGCGCGTGCAACAAATCGCTGCGCGAACGCTCGTACCCGGCGACCTTATTGAGCTTGAGGCCGGCGACCAGGTGCCAGCCGATGCCCGCCTGCTGCGGACCTTTGGCGTGCGCGCGCAGGAAGCGGCGCTAACAGGTGAGTCTAAGCCAGTCGCCAAATCTGCGGATATCGTGCTTCCGACGGAGACGCCGCTCGCCGAGTGCCGCAACATGGTCTTCATGGGAACAGAGCTCGCCGCCGGAAAAGCTAGCGCTGTGGTCACGGCGACCGGCATGCATACCGAACTGGGCCACATAGCCCGTATGCTCGCCACCAGCGAGCCTGAACTTACCCCATTGCAGCGCAGGCTCAAGGAACTAGGTCAGCTCCTTGTGGTGACGTGCCTGGCGATTGTAGCCGTCATCTTTACTCTTCAATTGGCGCGCGGGGGCGATCCGCTTGAAGTAGCGCTGCTCGCCATAAGCCTGGCGGTCGCCGCCGTCCCCGAAGGACTGCCGGCGGTCGTCACTCTGGTATTGGCGATCGGGCTGCAGCGCATGGCCAAGTGCCATGCATTGGTCCGCAAGCTAGCCAGTGTCGAGACGCTTGGATCCGTGACGGTCATTTGCGCGGACAAAACCGGCACACTAACGCGCAACGAGATGACGGCGCGCGTTGTAGTCGCCGGAGACCAGATTTATCGCGTAACGGGTGTGGGCTATGCGCCAGTCGGACAAGTTGTTTCAGCCACCAGCCTCGTGGAGGCGCTCGCTGGGCCAACCGATGGCAAAGAGTCCGCCGATCACGTGCCGTGCGACGCGATAATGGCCATCGATCTTCGGCAGTTACTGACTTGCGCCTTGTATTGCAACAACGCGCGGCTGGTGTCAACGGCCGGCGAATGGAAGATCGTCGGCGACCCGACCGAAGGCGCCCTATTGGTCTTGGCCGCCAAGGGAGGCTGTACTGCCGATCCGAATCTGCGCGTCGTTCATGAAATCCCTTTCGACAGCCAGCGAAAGGCGATGTCCGTCGCGACTGATAACGGCCAAGTCGCGACCATCTACTGCAAGGGAGCCTTGGAGGTCGTATTGGAGAAGTGCGACCGCGAATTCTGCCGCGGTGAAGCAGTCCCGCTCGACGCCCGCAGGTGCCAGGAAATTCTCAAGTACCAGGCGGAACTGGCCGCCCGAGCCATGCGAATGCTAGCTTTTGCCTATCGGGAGGCGCCAGAGGTGGTTGAGGGCACCTATCAAGAGCGCGGCTTGGTATTCCTCGGACTGGTCGGGATGACCGATCCGGTGCGAGAAGAAGCGCGGGGCGCCATTGATCGCTGTCGCCGCGCGGGAATTCGATCCATCATGATTACGGGCGACCACCCATCCACCGCACAAGCCGTCGCCGAAGAGTTGGCGCTTATCGAAGCGGGCCAGCGAGTAATCACGGGGCAGGAGCTCGACGCTCTATCTGACGCACAATTGGAGGCCGAATTGCCGCGTCTGGCCGTCTTTTCCCGCGTGCGGGCCGAACACAAGTTGGCGATCGTAAAAGCCTGGCGGGCACGCGGCGAAGTCGTCGCGATGACCGGCGACGGTGTCAACGACGCGCCCGCCATAAAGGCAGCGCATGTTGGTATCGCCATGGGCCTGTCAGGGACTGACGTAACGAAAGAAGCGTCGGATATCATCCTGACGGACGACAACTTTGCCTCGATCGTCAATGCCATTGAGGAAGGACGCGGAATCTATGACAACATACAAAAGTTTGTCCGCTACCTCTTGACCTGCAACTCGGGAGAAGTGCTGTTCATGTTTTTCGCGGCGGTCTTTGGCTGGCCAAGTCCGCTCACGGCGGTGCAAATCCTGTGGATCAATCTCATCACCGACGGCTTGCCAGCGCTAGCGCTCGGACTCGAACCGCCCGGCCCCGACATTATGCACCGGCCACCGCGCCCTGTACGCGAAACGCTGATTACGCGCGCCCTGGGTTTGCAAATCTTTTGGCAAGGGCTGTTAATCGCTACTGTTACCCTTATTGTATTCGAACTTACCTACTCCGGAACTCGCCAGCACTTGGAGGCTGCACGTACCGCGGCTTTCTGCGTGCTGGCTCTCTCCCAGCTCTTCTTCTCCTTTACTTGCCGCAGTCAAAGATACACATTGCCGGAACTGGGCGTCACTTCCAATCGGTATCTGTTTATCGCGATCGCCGCATCGCTCGTGCTGCAAGTCGGCGTGGTTGCCGTACCGGGTATACAAGGCCTGTTTGACGCAACTGATCTTTCACCGCAGCAATGGGCCGTGGTGCTTTTCGTCTCACTGATGCCGGTTACTATCGTCGAAAGTCTGAAGTTGCTGGTGACCTATAAGAAGAAGGGCCCGCGAGGCGACATGCATCAAGGCGTATCGAAGTCAGAAGCCAAAGCAAGATGA
- a CDS encoding MBL fold metallo-hydrolase: MITLTFHGAAETVTGSKYLLQNNDAQILIDCGMFQGLKELRLRNWSPLPFDAESVAAIVLTHAHIDHIGYLPRLVKFGYAGPVYCTPATRDLARIMLLDAAKLQEMDAEYANRKKISRHHPVLPLFDVIDVKESLQLMRPVERKEWFSPARGFRCRYHDAGHLLGSAMVEVEATNETAPATTILFSGDVGRYNAPIYHDPAPPPACDYLVCESTYGDRDHPQGDMLDELSHTVNDAVRRGGVILVAAFAVGRAQQLIYLLQLLAEQGRTPRLPIFLDSPMAAEATDIYCSHAAENDLSEGMITQTASAFRGPNVHLARTVDESKRINNVVGPVIIIASSGMMTGGRILFHLEQRLPDPRNTILLGGFMAAGSRGRALEEGATTLRIHGRDVRVMARVVKNSGLSGHADRQELLRWLSPLPPPRRTFVTHGEKASAMAFSRLLRELKGWNSYVPHLGESVELETRS; the protein is encoded by the coding sequence ATGATCACACTTACCTTTCACGGCGCGGCCGAAACCGTTACCGGCTCGAAATATCTTCTGCAGAACAACGACGCGCAGATATTGATCGACTGCGGAATGTTTCAAGGCTTGAAGGAACTCCGTCTGCGAAACTGGAGCCCGCTCCCCTTTGACGCAGAGAGCGTTGCCGCCATCGTCCTTACGCATGCCCACATCGACCACATCGGGTATCTGCCGCGCCTGGTAAAGTTCGGCTACGCGGGTCCCGTCTATTGTACGCCGGCGACCAGGGACCTGGCTCGCATCATGTTGCTTGACGCCGCTAAACTGCAAGAGATGGATGCCGAGTACGCCAATCGCAAGAAGATTTCGAGGCATCATCCCGTCCTGCCATTGTTCGACGTAATCGACGTCAAAGAATCTCTGCAGCTAATGAGGCCGGTAGAGCGTAAAGAATGGTTCTCGCCCGCACGCGGCTTTCGCTGTCGCTACCATGACGCTGGGCATCTGCTTGGTTCGGCGATGGTCGAAGTCGAAGCGACCAATGAGACGGCACCGGCGACGACGATTCTTTTCTCTGGCGACGTCGGTCGCTATAACGCTCCTATTTACCACGATCCGGCACCGCCGCCGGCATGTGACTATTTAGTCTGCGAAAGTACGTACGGGGATCGTGATCATCCGCAAGGCGATATGCTTGACGAGCTGTCGCACACCGTCAATGACGCCGTGCGTCGCGGAGGCGTGATACTGGTGGCGGCATTCGCCGTCGGACGCGCACAACAGCTCATCTATCTATTGCAGCTCCTGGCCGAGCAGGGGCGAACGCCGCGGCTCCCCATTTTTCTCGACAGCCCAATGGCCGCCGAGGCTACTGACATTTATTGTTCGCATGCCGCCGAGAACGATCTGAGTGAAGGGATGATAACGCAAACGGCCTCTGCGTTCCGCGGACCCAATGTCCATTTAGCGCGCACCGTCGACGAATCGAAGCGAATCAATAACGTGGTCGGCCCAGTGATTATCATTGCTTCGTCAGGCATGATGACCGGCGGGCGAATTCTATTTCATCTCGAGCAACGGCTACCCGACCCGCGAAACACGATTCTCTTGGGCGGGTTTATGGCCGCCGGCAGCCGTGGCCGAGCTCTAGAGGAGGGCGCTACAACGCTGCGCATCCATGGCCGCGACGTTCGAGTTATGGCACGCGTCGTCAAGAATTCAGGCCTCAGCGGCCATGCTGATCGCCAGGAATTGTTGCGCTGGTTGAGCCCGCTACCGCCTCCGCGACGTACCTTTGTAACACACGGCGAGAAGGCGAGCGCGATGGCCTTCTCACGGTTGCTGCGCGAGCTAAAGGGATGGAACTCATACGTGCCGCACTTGGGTGAATCTGTCGAACTGGAAACTCGATCATGA
- a CDS encoding TIGR00730 family Rossman fold protein, which produces MTDRADANYQAILNSPSLTLAEQDVALLAKPELRSVRMQLELLKPEMALEEHDIRSTIVVFGGTKILERSEAESALHAAQQAMAADPANPALARVVTRCERLWAKSSYYDDAREFSRLISTLGQETGPRHYVVVTGGGPGIMEAANRGAFDADAKSIGLNIRLPAEQTPNRYITPELCFQFHYFALRKLHFLLRALALVVFPGGFGTIDELFDALTLRQTNRMQAIPIILYGREYWQRVIDFQFLADEGVIADEHLSLLNYAETPQEIMDLLESGPLAAF; this is translated from the coding sequence ATGACCGACCGTGCCGATGCGAACTACCAGGCAATCCTCAACTCCCCCAGTCTGACCCTTGCCGAACAGGATGTGGCTCTGCTCGCGAAACCCGAGTTACGCTCCGTGCGCATGCAACTCGAACTGCTCAAGCCGGAGATGGCGCTTGAGGAGCATGACATCCGCTCGACAATCGTCGTATTCGGTGGGACGAAGATTCTCGAACGCTCCGAGGCGGAGAGTGCCTTGCACGCGGCGCAGCAGGCGATGGCCGCGGATCCAGCTAATCCGGCTCTCGCCCGTGTCGTGACGCGCTGTGAGCGTTTGTGGGCAAAATCGTCTTACTACGACGACGCGCGCGAATTCTCTCGCTTGATTTCCACATTGGGTCAAGAAACCGGACCGCGACACTATGTCGTCGTCACGGGAGGAGGACCCGGCATCATGGAGGCCGCAAATCGCGGAGCCTTTGACGCCGACGCCAAGTCGATCGGACTGAATATCCGACTTCCCGCCGAACAAACTCCCAATCGATACATTACGCCAGAGCTCTGCTTTCAGTTTCACTATTTCGCGCTGCGCAAGCTCCACTTTCTACTGCGCGCTCTAGCTTTGGTTGTCTTCCCTGGTGGGTTCGGCACCATCGATGAATTATTCGACGCGTTAACGTTGCGTCAGACGAATCGCATGCAGGCGATTCCAATCATCTTGTATGGGCGCGAATACTGGCAACGCGTTATCGATTTTCAATTCTTGGCAGACGAAGGCGTCATTGCGGATGAGCATCTTTCCTTGCTCAACTATGCCGAGACACCGCAAGAAATCATGGACCTTCTAGAGAGCGGTCCGCTGGCAGCATTTTGA
- a CDS encoding hemerythrin domain-containing protein yields the protein MLDRVLNGYVGAMTCEHRHIEQLVRRVEATLHEASTNDRPAEVMKRLLAEVEELELCLTRHFQREEDGGFMEDAIAAAPRFAKEAEGLLDEHDQMLTKARELVHGARAQARSPRTDWAVFVGELRTLIKQLLSHEVRENNLLHRAFNFADGT from the coding sequence ATGCTTGACCGAGTTCTTAACGGATATGTAGGTGCGATGACGTGCGAGCACCGCCACATCGAGCAGCTTGTGCGACGCGTTGAGGCCACCCTCCACGAGGCCAGTACCAACGACCGGCCCGCAGAGGTCATGAAAAGATTGCTGGCCGAAGTCGAAGAGCTCGAATTGTGTCTCACTCGGCACTTTCAACGAGAAGAGGACGGCGGCTTCATGGAAGACGCGATCGCTGCCGCCCCTCGGTTTGCCAAGGAGGCCGAAGGATTGCTCGACGAGCACGATCAGATGCTGACGAAAGCCAGGGAACTTGTGCATGGTGCGCGAGCACAAGCCAGGAGCCCTCGCACCGATTGGGCGGTATTTGTCGGCGAGTTGCGCACCTTGATCAAGCAGCTTTTATCGCACGAGGTGCGCGAAAACAACTTGTTGCATCGCGCCTTCAATTTTGCCGATGGCACATAG
- a CDS encoding phosphatidylserine decarboxylase family protein, with protein MGRPGRWLPRDRNALSEWLDDTIRKAEARKPARLHPVVEDFRLMIESDPVMFMYFTQMFQEQSSFQPPKGSGDIKLKNYQQMLVVIDHILTTAPTFDSTKMVGCPINAILDFPMSTLAGLAAFASPKVNEILRRVLIAWGTFLNSADSLYVLNDSPTGWLSPEARKAVHLDEFETDSAAPFLGFKSWNDFFIRRFKTGRRPVACPDDPHAITSPCEATPYALRSHVKEHDAFWIKSQPYSLRHLLHGHLIQPFVGGTVYQAFLSAENYHRWHSPVSGTIKMLEVVPGTYFSEAASEGFDPVGPNNSQGYIAHVAARALLFIEADNHDIGLMCLVLVGMGEVSSCVFSDHDGQPLKEGQRLRKGDQVGYFQFGGSTHCLVFRPGVISQFAIGAVPQGENGLDSALVKVNSLLATVARSQTVEDQNRSGKVH; from the coding sequence ATGGGTCGTCCAGGAAGATGGCTGCCGCGCGATCGGAACGCTCTTAGCGAATGGTTGGACGATACCATCCGCAAGGCCGAGGCGAGGAAGCCAGCGCGACTTCATCCGGTCGTCGAGGACTTTCGGCTCATGATCGAGAGCGATCCGGTCATGTTCATGTACTTCACGCAGATGTTTCAGGAGCAGTCCTCTTTTCAGCCGCCCAAGGGAAGTGGCGATATCAAGTTGAAAAATTACCAGCAGATGCTGGTCGTAATCGATCATATTCTCACCACCGCTCCAACCTTCGATAGCACCAAGATGGTTGGATGCCCTATCAACGCCATTCTTGACTTCCCGATGAGTACGCTGGCAGGACTGGCGGCGTTTGCCTCGCCGAAAGTCAACGAGATACTGCGGAGGGTATTGATAGCCTGGGGTACGTTTCTCAATAGCGCGGACTCGCTGTACGTTCTCAATGATTCTCCCACCGGCTGGCTGAGCCCGGAGGCCCGGAAGGCAGTACACCTGGACGAGTTTGAAACCGATTCTGCTGCCCCATTTTTGGGATTCAAAAGCTGGAATGATTTTTTCATTCGCCGATTCAAGACCGGCCGGCGCCCCGTCGCGTGCCCTGACGACCCGCACGCGATCACAAGTCCGTGTGAAGCCACGCCCTACGCGCTTCGATCCCACGTCAAGGAACATGACGCGTTCTGGATCAAGTCGCAGCCTTATTCACTGCGACACTTGCTCCACGGCCACCTCATACAGCCGTTCGTAGGGGGCACGGTTTATCAGGCCTTTCTCAGCGCCGAAAACTATCATCGCTGGCATAGTCCCGTATCGGGCACCATCAAGATGCTGGAAGTTGTGCCAGGGACGTACTTCTCTGAAGCTGCCTCCGAAGGTTTCGATCCGGTCGGGCCCAACAATTCGCAAGGCTATATCGCGCATGTGGCGGCGCGTGCGCTGCTGTTTATCGAGGCAGACAACCACGATATCGGATTAATGTGCCTGGTTCTGGTAGGCATGGGGGAAGTCTCGTCCTGCGTCTTCTCAGATCACGATGGCCAGCCCCTGAAGGAAGGGCAACGTTTACGAAAGGGAGACCAGGTGGGCTATTTTCAATTTGGCGGCTCGACGCACTGCCTGGTGTTTCGACCAGGCGTGATTTCGCAGTTCGCAATCGGCGCCGTTCCGCAAGGAGAAAACGGTCTCGACTCCGCGCTGGTCAAAGTGAACAGCTTGTTGGCCACCGTTGCCCGCTCTCAGACCGTCGAAGACCAGAATCGCAGCGGCAAGGTCCACTAA
- a CDS encoding acetate--CoA ligase family protein: MDQHKIATARTPNEAVTGFANLVRYARTRDILYETPHEVPLDYPPARASLRTELQDVLSSAPDMLDASQAKSILSAYGIAVSRPWPAGSAEQAAPDAIIQAITVQPMVVQVGGIELMRGMKKDPIFGPVIMVGVGGSTSAP, from the coding sequence TTGGATCAGCATAAGATTGCTACCGCGCGCACACCCAACGAGGCCGTGACGGGTTTTGCCAATCTCGTGCGATATGCTCGCACAAGAGACATCCTCTATGAAACGCCACATGAAGTGCCGTTGGATTACCCGCCAGCGCGGGCGAGCCTACGAACGGAGTTGCAGGACGTCTTATCGTCGGCTCCCGACATGCTGGACGCGTCGCAAGCGAAGAGTATCTTGTCGGCCTATGGGATTGCTGTTTCTCGGCCATGGCCGGCAGGTTCTGCGGAGCAGGCGGCTCCTGATGCCATAATTCAAGCGATCACCGTTCAACCTATGGTCGTTCAGGTCGGCGGCATCGAACTAATGCGCGGAATGAAGAAGGATCCGATTTTCGGGCCCGTGATTATGGTTGGCGTCGGCGGTAGTACGTCTGCTCCGTGA